ACCACACCCATCCATTCAAAATATGAACTTCAATGCACCTAAGTTTATAAAATGCACAAGACATTTAAAGGCAATCTTTGGATTTTCATTAAAGATACAGTTAAAGAGGATAGGTGCTGCCTCAGCTTTAAACAGTGGATTAATGTTACAGAGGCACATAATTTACTCAAAATAAATAATGTttcatttttcaattaaatCACCAACTCTTTAACAATAAAAACAGCCTTTTCAATAACATGTTAATAAATTTATACTTACAACCAGCAAGAATGTGgatcaataacaacaacaataaataataactaTTTAAGTATCCATTTGCTTCTCTGAATTAACAGCCATGTTTAACTTTTTGTTGTACAACCCATCCCAGCCACCACAAAGCCTTTCAATCTCCATGGCAACAGCAATACACAAGCGATCCTTGTTGTTTGCTGCCACTACCTGAACACCAAGAGGTAGTCCTGCTTCGCTCAAACCAACAGGACACTGTGTTACAGGcaaataaaggacattaaaAATGGCTGTGTATGAGAAATTAAATGGAAACAACAAAGGCTGGTTATGGTTTAGTGCAGTGGATGGGTGGGAGGGATAGAGCAATACTCCATCTTCACCCAAAACAGATTCAAGTTCTTGTCGTAATTCATCTCCCATCTGAAGAAACGACTCCAACACACCCTTTGGGGTTAATGACTCAATCTTTTCCAGAATTCCCAAGCCAATAGCAGGAATTGTATGATTTGAGAGTCCTACGCACGACTTCATTAATTCCCAATAAGGATTCACTGCGGCCTCCAGGTTTCCCatgtaaaaacaaaatggcttttgtGCAGCAGATGACATCATGGATGACCAAATCTCAATAGATGAAGCAAGTCTGTCAACCTTAAGAGGTTGCACTTTAACTCCACGCTTCTTCTCAAACTGTTGGCAGATGTACTGTTGGGCCTGCTTAAGTTCACGGCTGACATTTGATACCAAGAAGTTTCCTCCACAGTCCTCTACAGTGAAAATCCTCAGTTTAGAAACATCTACAGGATCATCAAGATTTAGTGATGCTGCACTCTCTCCTGCCATAACCTGCATAGCAAAAAGAAGAGGgttcagtaataataatagtaataataataataataataataataataataataataataataataataataataatattaatattattattattattattattatttataaatatgAGAAACCCAAATTAGCAGATCAATCATGTGCATCTCAATTTTACTTTCTCCATAAACAAAGATAGCAGGGTTGGATTCCATCATTTTATGGAAATTGGTCAGAAACATGAGAAAGGGGACTTTGGAGATTTTTAGGGAAACATGAGTCAAtcagtcaatgagtcatgagtcaatgggcCATGAGTCAAGTTATGAGTCTAACCCTAgccttaaccctaaccctaacattAACCACATGGCTAACCTATAGATCAGTGCTTaggcctaaccctaaccctaatgtTACAATGTTACCCAAAACCGCTCACCTGCCTCATAACTTGACTCTTggctcattgactcatgactcacgactcatttgactcataaaacaggAATCCTTGACTTTGGAGAGTTAAAATCCAGAAAAATCACAGGGAAGTATGCCCACAGATCCCCCCTTGAAAAGTTTTCGTTGTTTTGGAAAGTGGTCATTATTTATCCTTGATCTGCTCCTGGATAGACAAGACCAGAATCTTGAATCAGATGCTTGTGCCCTGTAACCTGGTTCTAAAACTCAGCACACCAATAATATTATCAAAGATCATGTGGGTGATCATAGCAGGATACAAAATCCTTGTCCAAGCAGACTACAAGCAGCCTGGTGATCAATgcaagtaaaataaaatttatacaTAAAGTTATGCGACTTGCTAATCAACAAGAAATAAAGGAACCTGGAGTCTAAGTCGATTGAATCACAAAATGGACAACTGGACATACCATAAGCAAAGGTTTGAGATCGTCAGCATATCTACACATGGGTCCTGTACAAAGGAACTGCTGTCTGTTGCCAGTAGCATCTGGAAACTGACCACTATTGGGCACAACATTTGGACTTGGTTTGTGTCCAAATATTCCATTAAAAAATGATGGCATTCTGATGCTGCCACCAATGtctgaagaaaataatttaatcAATCATCTGCTCTTAACccactgttttatttttttaaatgcaaTGTTAGGCTTCATAGGTTTACTAccagtattttccttttaaattctAAAGTACTGGAGATGGAGGCCAACAAAAAAGGAGAGACTACTTTGACCACCACACACATCTTGTAAACCATTGTTGTATTATATTTAGGGAAGTTGGTAcattgctacaacaagttgcaaaattagtggagacacttcaccttcttggggtgtcattaatttacctattatctctcacactgcagcccccctcccacccctatcaatgttgctagcaagacaaaaaattgCTGAAAACGTAAACAGTAGCCATTggaagggggagagggaggggggaagtgggaaaggttagAATTGTAGATACATGTATGGCGGGTACTGGTAGCTAGCAAAGCTGTTTTTTAATGGGAGTGTTTCACCAATTATTTTGCAACCTGTTGTAGCACTCACCCTTCACCATCGTTTCTGGGTTCAATTCTTGGACTTGAGGTCATGGGTGGATTGAGTTTGTGGGTTGTTATCTTAACTCAACCCTACAAGATTTATTTTCCAGGTACCACCACTTTCCCATATAAGTGTAAAGCAAACACTAACCTTATTTGATCAAGTTTGGTTTGATTTTTGATTTGATTAGGATTTGCTTGGTTAGATTTTAGCTAGAGACATAATTAGTCATTATCATCACCACCATTATTTTTTGTTACTTAGATTAGTTGTTATGGAAACAACAAGTCCTATTTTGGTTTGAGATGAATTAATCAATGAGTAATTTTAGGGTATGCCTATCCTTGAAGATCCAGGGGTAGTCAGTTGGGACAGGACAAGAAATTAATGGGCGAAACAGCACTGGCATAAAGTTATCTTTAAGCCAGTCCCGATTTTTGCTCACAAATTTGTTCGTCTCATCCcaactgactgcccctgggtctccgaggatgagtGTCCCAACAAGTACTAGAAACATATACATTCCTTATTAGTTATATGATGAAAGCTACTGAATTCTTCTGGCCTTCCTTTTGTTACCGCCCAGTTAAGGCTaattaataactgcgatgatcagcacCTTAACTACATTCCTTACATGTACACGAGGGAATTCTTACCTGCACCAATCCCAATAACCGATCCACCAGCACCAATGATAGCACCCTCCCCTCCTGAACTTCCACCCACTATCTTGGAAAAGTCAAAGGGATTGCAAGTTCTACCATACACCTTATTGGCTGACTCCCACCACATACATAACTCACTACAGTTGGATAAAGCCATTGGTATCGCTCCAGCGCAACGCAATCGGCGAACAACGACGGCATCGTCGTCAGCAATGTGATCTTGACGTGCCACAAGCCCACCACTGTTAGGAAGACCTGTCACTGCAAACGATTCCTTGGCAGTAAACGGTACGCCCAAGAAGGGTTTGGTCGCCGCTAGCGCGTCTCTCTCCTCCCGGTTCATTTTGCAGAGCATTTCGTCGATTTCTTTCGCCTCTCCTATAGCATCCGAGAAGCGATCGGCTACCACAGCATTGATGCTAGGATTAATGGCATAAATCCTCTCTATAAACACATGCAATAATTCTTCTACACCGATTTCAAACTGGCGAATCTTTTCGGCTAATTTTGTTGCCGGAAGTTTCAGATAGCCATGGATAGGCTTCTTGAAAACGTGGTCGGTGGACATACCTTGGAAACCGAGTTTGGCCGGGATGTTTCTTTCAAAAAGCGTAGCCTTGCAAAATAAGGAGGTTTGCTATCAAGAGATAGTCATCATCCGCAATGATTTTCGTGGCGCAGCCGCCCTGACGTACAAGTGACAGgtgataaaataaaagacaaagacaactttttgttttgtacGAGAACCGAAAGTGTCCCACAAGTCCTCGCGAGCTGAAGTCATTAGAAAGCCGCGGAATTTCAGCGGCTTTCATGGAAGTCTCGGAGGTGAATACTTCATGTAACACTCTCGAGAATCGTGTGCTTCATTTATAATAGAAAGTTCATGCAACTTGTGTGGCTGATTTCATCACTACAGAGGATTTGGCCCCAAAATAGCACCCAATTTGTTATAAAAGCCTCACCAGTGAAAATTTTGAGGACTCTGATTTGTAGCACCATGGATTCAGTCAGCTCCACCGAAAATGGTGTAGTTGAAAAGACGGCTAGCCAGCTCAAGAAAGAAGCTCAGAGACTGGCGAAATTggaaaaattcaataaaaagaaggaaaaggaagCAGCACTTGCAGAGAACCAGAATCAAGTAAGTGCTAAAATATGTGCCAAGCACCGAGttaattttttaacaaaatCATAGATCTGGAGGTCGAACTTTAATAGTAAACGGCCGAGGCCAGATGGTAAGTTTCCATGCATGATTTTGAGTCTGAGAGCTAATATAAATAGCTACAAATAGTgttttcaaaccatttacaaattgctagctgaacttGACATTGGACCTTGCATAATTTTATTGGGAGTAAATTTTGATCAGTTAAAGTAAGACATGTACTGACTTGAGCGGAagttttgttgtaaacatggtttCGATCAGTTTCACATTGGCTGTTGCATCACATTTCCCGGAAGAGTTCGTTTGGGGGTAAACAGTCACCACATATACTATAGGTCTCAAAAGAGCTCTAAATGCATCCGAGGCATTAACTTATACATGAAGTATTCAGTTCTTGATGTTTTCAAgggacatacatgtatatgtaaataaattaataagcAAATTACAGGAATTGTACATCAGTTAATGCAGAAATGATGACTTGCATTTGAAAACATTCCTTTAATAGTTTATGTGgtctaaaattaattattataagaTTCTTTGAATTTAAAGTTTAGTCCTTCACCAGGGTCCTAGGGCCATGGGAAAAAGCCTTACATGTATGTCCCaataattgcgttcgaggtacgagaacgcaacccctaatttgtgttgtaagggaagttttttcgagattgcattttcgtcgtcgacacacttttgcctcgctttgaggcgcttggttacgttttgcctcactttgacgaactatcgcacgtggtgatttgtgcgtcgtcggcgttcattttTCTATCTTTTGGTGAGGTGGGATAATCTTccatcttccatcgttcatcgttgaaaagagctgaaagattgctgaaggtctgtcaactgaagtcggtaaaattttactttggattaagcatggttcgtcactgtccttggaaaatgtgtgcgactcctcgcgcttgcatcaaaccgggttgtgtagctcggcggccgttctgccacaaagtgaatctaccgagttgtgtagctcggcggccgttctgccacaaagtaaatctaccgagttgtgtagcttggcggccgttctgccacaaagtaaatctaccgagttgtgtagctcggcggccgttgtgccacaaagtaaatctaccgagttgtgtagctcggcggccgttctgccacaaagtaaatctaccgagttgtgtaacTCGGCGGCCGTtatgccacaaagtaaatctaccgagttgtgtagctcggcggccgttgtgccacaaagtaaatctaccgagttgtgaagcttggcggccgttgtgccacaaagtaaatctaccgagttgtgtagctcggtggccgttctgccacaaagtaaatctaccgagttgtgaagcttggcggccgttgtgcctcaaagtaaatctaccgagatatgacgctcgtcggcgccatttcatcatgacttgtgatatttacggcattaaaatcaacaaactgaatttattttgtccaagcgttcagcacagaaaagtaatcttaggtctttaataccacaagctgaaaagacttgcaagtaatagtttcattttagagtaattttcagtagttgtctacttgt
The sequence above is a segment of the Montipora foliosa isolate CH-2021 chromosome 2, ASM3666993v2, whole genome shotgun sequence genome. Coding sequences within it:
- the LOC137993152 gene encoding fatty-acid amide hydrolase 2-A-like isoform X1: MSTDHVFKKPIHGYLKLPATKLAEKIRQFEIGVEELLHVFIERIYAINPSINAVVADRFSDAIGEAKEIDEMLCKMNREERDALAATKPFLGVPFTAKESFAVTGLPNSGGLVARQDHIADDDAVVVRRLRCAGAIPMALSNCSELCMWWESANKVYGRTCNPFDFSKIVGGSSGGEGAIIGAGGSVIGIGADIGGSIRMPSFFNGIFGHKPSPNVVPNSGQFPDATGNRQQFLCTGPMCRYADDLKPLLMVMAGESAASLNLDDPVDVSKLRIFTVEDCGGNFLVSNVSRELKQAQQYICQQFEKKRGVKVQPLKVDRLASSIEIWSSMMSSAAQKPFCFYMGNLEAAVNPYWELMKSCVGLSNHTIPAIGLGILEKIESLTPKGVLESFLQMGDELRQELESVLGEDGVLLYPSHPSTALNHNQPLLFPFNFSYTAIFNVLYLPVTQCPVGLSEAGLPLGVQVVAANNKDRLCIAVAMEIERLCGGWDGLYNKKLNMAVNSEKQMDT
- the LOC137993152 gene encoding fatty-acid amide hydrolase 2-A-like isoform X2 is translated as MLCKMNREERDALAATKPFLGVPFTAKESFAVTGLPNSGGLVARQDHIADDDAVVVRRLRCAGAIPMALSNCSELCMWWESANKVYGRTCNPFDFSKIVGGSSGGEGAIIGAGGSVIGIGADIGGSIRMPSFFNGIFGHKPSPNVVPNSGQFPDATGNRQQFLCTGPMCRYADDLKPLLMVMAGESAASLNLDDPVDVSKLRIFTVEDCGGNFLVSNVSRELKQAQQYICQQFEKKRGVKVQPLKVDRLASSIEIWSSMMSSAAQKPFCFYMGNLEAAVNPYWELMKSCVGLSNHTIPAIGLGILEKIESLTPKGVLESFLQMGDELRQELESVLGEDGVLLYPSHPSTALNHNQPLLFPFNFSYTAIFNVLYLPVTQCPVGLSEAGLPLGVQVVAANNKDRLCIAVAMEIERLCGGWDGLYNKKLNMAVNSEKQMDT